A window of the Bombina bombina isolate aBomBom1 chromosome 3, aBomBom1.pri, whole genome shotgun sequence genome harbors these coding sequences:
- the LOC128652632 gene encoding LOW QUALITY PROTEIN: TBC1 domain family member 16-like (The sequence of the model RefSeq protein was modified relative to this genomic sequence to represent the inferred CDS: inserted 2 bases in 2 codons; substituted 1 base at 1 genomic stop codon) codes for MPCDPRGPDCAGPGRVGIQESTSEEREALHVQKRESYSXIQMKRVSMSPDTQKDFWRNVQFTVDQDVVMTDRSNQFFKGEDNPNVEAMRKILLNYAVYSPCVGYSQGMSDLVAPLLAEVLDESDTFWCFVGLMQNTIFISSPRDEDRERQLMYLRELLCLVHPRFHQHLLTLGEDGLQMLFCHRWILLCFKREFPDTKALRMWEACWAHYQTDYFHLFLCVAIIVIYGDDVIEQQLPTDQMLPHFSNLAMHMNGDLVLRKVRSLLYHFRLLPXISCSLHDLCKLCGLGMWDSGYIPSVACIGHHPGSXSCPYGGIVEEPSPKPPKDNKRGPKVQDVFTFRK; via the exons ATGCCGTGTGACCCAAGGGGACCTGACTGTGCCGGGCCAG GTAGAGTAGGAATACAAGAATCCACGTCTGAAGAGCGGGAGGCTCTGCatgtgcaaaagagggagagctaCT AGATACAGATGAAAAGAGTCTCAATGAGCCCTGACACTCAGAAGGATTTCTGGAGGAATGTTCAGTTCACAGTGGACCAAGATGTTGTAATGACTGATCGAAGTAACCAGTTCTTTAAGGGAGAGGACAATCCGAATGTGGAGGCAATGAGGAAGATCCTCCTAAATTACGCAGTTTACAGCCCATGTGTAGGATATTCTCAAGGCATGTCAGACCTGGTGGCCCCACTGCTTGCAGAGGTTCTGGATGAATCTGACACATTTTGGTGCTTCGTGGGTCTTATGCAGAACACAATCTTCATCAGCTCTCCCCGTGATGAGGATAGGGAGAGGCAGCTGATGTACCTGCGAGAATTACTCTGTCTTGTCCACCCACGGTTCCACCAGCATCTGTTGACTTTGGGAGAAGATGGACTGCAAATGCTGTTCTGTCATCGTTGGATCCTGCTCTGCTTTAAGAGGGAATTTCCAGACACCAAGGCCCTGAGGATGTGGGAGGCTTGTTGGGCTCACTACCAGACAGATTATTTCCACCTTTTCCTTTGTGTAGCAATTATTGTGATATATGGGGATGATGTGATTGAGCAACAGCTGCCAACTGACCAAATGTTGCCGCACTTTAGTAATCTGGCGATGCACATGAATGGAGACCTTGTCCTCAGGAAGGTTCGAAGTTTGCTTTATCACTTCAGACTTTTAC GAATCTCCTGCAGTTTGCATGATCTCTGCAAGCTCTGTGGCTTGGGCATGTGGGACAGTGGCTATATTCCTTCAGTGGCGTGTATTGGGCACCACCCTGGCTCTTAGAGCTGCCCATATGGGGGTATTGTGGAGGAACCATCCCCTAAACCACCCAAGGACAATAAAAGAGGACCTAAAGTACAAGATGTGTTTACTTTCAGAAAATAG